From Williamwhitmania sp., a single genomic window includes:
- the xerA gene encoding site-specific tyrosine recombinase/integron integrase yields MQTIVTHRIVHQNMPRLALEFAYDAALIEKVKQVKDARWSQSLRSWHIPLTSEAYEQLKELTLGLAQLQKGESRLPLEMKPPLGQPTPEIAATLNDFTRYLEQRRYSPRTIQTYEHALRQFLQWIAKPTDAITNADLERFNHDYILANSYSFAFQNQVINAVKLYFKTFYGSQFNVEMVERPRREHKLPNVLSKEEVKRILEAHTNLKHRTMLSLVYACGLRRSELLNLKPMHVDSKRGIVTILNAKGNKDRIVPISEKMLALLREYYKAYRPQVWLFEGQNLGEQYSEKSLQSVLKQALTKAKLSKPVTLHWLRHSYATHLLESGTDLRFIQELLGHKSSKTTEIYTHVSTQSLKKIKSPFDDL; encoded by the coding sequence ATGCAAACCATTGTAACCCATCGAATCGTGCACCAGAATATGCCCCGGCTGGCGCTGGAATTTGCCTACGATGCGGCCCTCATAGAAAAGGTGAAGCAGGTGAAGGATGCCCGCTGGAGCCAATCGCTCCGGAGCTGGCACATCCCTCTAACCAGCGAAGCCTACGAGCAGCTGAAGGAGCTAACACTTGGCCTAGCCCAGCTGCAAAAGGGTGAGAGCCGACTCCCTTTGGAGATGAAGCCACCGTTGGGCCAACCAACCCCTGAAATAGCAGCCACGCTCAACGACTTTACGCGCTACCTTGAGCAGCGCCGCTACAGTCCACGAACCATTCAAACCTACGAACATGCGCTCAGGCAGTTTCTGCAGTGGATAGCCAAGCCAACCGATGCGATAACCAACGCCGACCTGGAGCGCTTTAACCACGATTACATCCTGGCCAACAGCTACAGCTTTGCATTCCAAAACCAGGTTATAAATGCGGTAAAGCTATACTTTAAAACGTTTTATGGCAGCCAGTTTAACGTGGAGATGGTGGAGCGGCCACGCCGCGAGCACAAGCTACCCAACGTGCTGAGCAAGGAGGAGGTAAAGCGCATACTGGAGGCCCACACCAACCTCAAGCACCGAACTATGCTTAGCCTGGTATACGCCTGTGGGCTCAGGCGAAGCGAGCTGCTAAACCTGAAGCCGATGCACGTTGACAGCAAGCGGGGGATAGTGACCATTCTAAATGCCAAGGGGAACAAGGATAGGATAGTGCCCATTTCGGAGAAGATGCTGGCGCTGCTAAGGGAGTACTACAAGGCCTACCGACCTCAGGTTTGGCTATTTGAAGGGCAGAATTTAGGCGAACAATACAGTGAAAAAAGTTTGCAAAGTGTGTTGAAGCAGGCCTTGACAAAGGCAAAGCTTTCGAAACCAGTAACGCTGCACTGGCTGCGCCACTCGTATGCTACGCACCTGCTGGAAAGCGGCACCGATTTGCGCTTCATTCAGGAGCTGCTGGGACACAAAAGCAGCAAAACAACAGAAATTTATACCCACGTGAGCACTCAGAGTTTAAAAAAAATAAAGTCACCATTTGATGATTTGTAA
- a CDS encoding type I restriction endonuclease: MDFKEQIKQLGDKISKLKDQVKTEEATKNAFVMPFIQILGYDLFNPTEVAPEFVTDFGAKNVEKVDYAILKDGQPILIIECKHHIENVEKHYTQTHKYFHLTKARFAVLTNGIQYNFYTDLDAANKMDEKPFLSFDITNMKEQQIKELAKFHKSGFDIGSILNTASELKYSNAIRSVLTSELSNPTPEFVKYFIKRVYEGNASEKVILQFTDIVKRTVDQTFTDIVSDRLMSAINQTKQATPEASVENSTTTDEEENKIITTEEELNGFYIVKSILRIKIPAERIDYKDSLNYFSVTLDDSSRKTICRLWFNSQKKKYLGLLDNENKETRFEIASLDDIYNYSTQLIERVEYLDEQK; the protein is encoded by the coding sequence ATGGATTTCAAAGAACAGATTAAACAACTCGGTGATAAAATCTCGAAACTTAAAGACCAAGTTAAGACCGAAGAAGCTACAAAAAATGCGTTTGTTATGCCATTCATTCAGATTTTAGGCTATGATTTATTTAATCCAACCGAAGTAGCACCTGAATTTGTTACTGATTTCGGGGCAAAAAATGTTGAAAAAGTTGATTATGCTATCTTAAAGGATGGCCAACCTATTTTGATAATTGAGTGCAAACATCATATAGAAAATGTTGAAAAACACTACACTCAAACACATAAATATTTTCATTTAACTAAAGCTCGATTTGCTGTTCTTACAAATGGCATTCAATATAATTTCTATACAGACCTTGATGCTGCCAATAAAATGGACGAAAAACCATTTTTGAGTTTTGATATTACCAATATGAAGGAACAGCAAATTAAAGAATTAGCTAAGTTTCATAAAAGCGGATTTGACATTGGCTCCATTCTTAATACTGCAAGTGAATTAAAATACTCAAATGCAATAAGGAGCGTATTAACGTCAGAATTATCAAATCCAACTCCTGAATTTGTAAAATATTTCATTAAACGTGTTTATGAAGGTAATGCAAGCGAGAAAGTTATACTGCAATTTACAGACATTGTAAAACGCACAGTTGACCAAACCTTCACGGATATAGTTAGTGATAGATTGATGAGTGCAATTAATCAAACAAAGCAAGCTACTCCAGAAGCATCTGTTGAGAATTCAACCACCACTGATGAAGAGGAAAATAAGATAATTACAACTGAGGAGGAGTTGAATGGATTTTATATTGTTAAAAGCATTTTAAGGATAAAAATTCCAGCCGAAAGGATTGACTATAAAGATTCATTGAATTATTTTAGCGTTACACTTGATGATAGTAGTAGAAAAACAATCTGCCGTTTATGGTTCAATAGCCAAAAGAAAAAGTATCTTGGATTGCTTGATAATGAAAACAAAGAGACCAGATTTGAGATTGCTTCTTTAGATGATATTTACAATTATTCTACCCAACTTATTGAAAGAGTTGAGTATCTTGACGAACAAAAATAA